ACGAGAGGGACAAGGACTCCAGACAGCATCCTGTGAGCGCCTGGGCCCACATCTGAACCTAATCTACCCCTGTCTTTTTTCAGGTTATATAAGCTATTAATGTCCTATTTTTCTTAagtctgaggtgggtttctctgCTTACAATGGACAGGCCCTGACCAATGCAGTGGGGCCAGGTGAGATGCTGGGGGAACATGTGGTTGAGGACGGGGCCAACGGGTCAGCCAGCAGCAGGCAACATGCTCTGGGAGGCGGGCAGCCAAAGAGGACCCCCACCCACCGGATGTACTGCTTCCGGTTCATCCTACAGAACATGATGAAGCCATTGACACACTTTTTCTTCGGCTGAGGGGGGCAGGAGTCTTTCTTGTTCGTGAGCGTCATGGGGTCCCCgtctgcctggcccctcctgctcttcctcctggcTGAGGGCAAGGTGGAGGCCCGCCGGGTGGGGGTCCATGTGTAGTCTCCATACTCATCGCTCGAGAACTTCAGGTCCTCAGGGTTGGCCTGAGCCtcctgggtgggggcagagagatGAGAGCTGGCAAGAGAGGCAGGGCCCACCTCAATGGCTGTCCCCCTCACCTGCTGCCTCCACACCAGCTCTGTGTCCATGTCGGTGCCCATGCCCTCAGAGCTGGGGATGAACGATGCCTGGCTGTCCTCACTCAGCGAGAGGTGGCCCGGTGACACTGAGGACAGGCACAGGCTGTGGGAGTCAGAAAGGTCTTCAGGGGCCTCAGGGGGTGTGTCCTGGGAGGGGATGTGAGCAGACACTGGTGTCTCTTCATGCCCCAACTCACTGCTCTCCTAGGAAATGAGCATGAGAAACGTCTCAGATTCAAGACAACCTCATCCAAACACCCCCTGGACATTCAAACAAATGTTCCCAAGTTCCCACAGGGGTCAGAGAGGGACTCTATGGGGCTGAGTTCTTCTGCCTCCTGTGTTTGGGGCAATATCTCTCAATCCCATCAGTTCACCACTTCACCTGGTAGCCATGATGTCCTGGGCAAGTCTTACCTTCTCTAAGCGTCAATTTCACCTACAGAATAGTGCTCACTACACGTCTTGCAGGCCGagaagcacctagcacagtgccaggcacttaCTAAAGGCTCCACTAAGGGCATCTGTTTTCCTACTGCTGCCCATTCAACTACTCACTGAGGCAGTGCCCCACCCACACACATTGGAGGAAGAATGGTTTGGGGACCAGGGCTAGGGTTGCCCCTTTGCCAGATGGATAGAGGGGATGGATGAGTGAATCGAGCAGGTGAGTGACTCCTGGAGCAGACAGTGGCCACAGAGGTCAGTGTGGGGGTTTTGGAGGGAGCTCTTTCCAGTTGAGGATTCCTGAGGTTGCTCATCTATTTTCTGTCAAATGGGGTCCCAGAGACGCTGGTCTCATAGAGCAATTGTAATATTATGTGGGGTCTTTTATGGGCACCTagcagtttttaaatatatatatattagggagagggatagatagaaacatcaattgtgagagagaatcattgattggctgcctcctgcatgccccctactggggaccagctggcaacctgagcatgtgccctgaccaggaattgaaacgcaacctcctggtttgtgggctgatggtcaaccattgagccacaccagccaggccctaaCAGCCTTTTAGCTTTCATCCCTTTTGTCTAGTTCATTCcaagtgcccagcacagagtgGGCGCCTGGTGGCCAACAGTAAGCATTCAAAGGATGAGCAGATGAGTCTCTGGAAATGTTGAGGGGATGGATGAGTGACTCACGGAAAGCAGAATGACCGTTCCTGTGGATGGAGGGGTGGAGAGATGCCTACCTTCTTCGGTGGTACTCCCAGCACGCAGGCAGAAGGTGAAGACACGGGATCTAAGAAAACTTCTTCAAAGAGAGCTGTCcgggagggaaggcagaggttgGCTAGGATGAAAATGGCTCCCTCACAGCACCAGGGCTCTGTGCCACTCTCCAGGTTTCTGGATCTCCTCCGCCATATTCAAATCTAGCTCCCAGGCCAGCTCCCCTGGGCCACCTCTACCCTAGGCAGAGCAAGTTGGTCCCTGCTGCAGACTACTGGAGCCTTCCActccccatgctggcctgggGCTCCCCCACACACCCACTAGGCTATGGGCTCTTAGAGGCAGGGCCCGGACAGCATACATCGCTGGGCATCCAGCACTGCCCAGCACAAGGCTGCACACTTACTTGGTGGGCATCACCGTGTGTTTTCTGAAGGAACCAAGGACCAGGTCCAGCCCTGCATGCTCACCTTGGGTCAGGTACTCGCTGCCATCCTCCAAGACCTGCTCTGACAGCAGTTTCCCTGGGGAGCTGAAGAGGGAAGGACTGAGACCTAGGATCTCGCTCGGTTGGCCCATCACACTCCAGTTGTCAATGTGGGGAGGCTCCAAGGCCAGTGGGCTTCCTGAAAAGGAAACATCAAGCTTGGGGTGTGGTCACAGACTGCCCTCTGCCCCCGCTGGCTTTGAGGAGACGGTGCCAGACACTGGGGAAAGATGACTGTCAACTGCTCCTTTTCAGTGCTTGGTAGAGGAAATTAAGAGGCACAATgcctgccgaaactggtttggctcagtggatagagcgtcggcctgcggactgaaaggtcccaggttcgattccggtccagggcatgtacctgggttgcgggcacatccccagtaggagatgtgcaggaggcagctgatcaatgtttctctctcatcgatgtttctaactctctatccctctcccttcctctctgtaaaaaattaaaaaaagaggcacAATGCCTGTCATTATGCCAGGGAtggcaaaaaaaacacacaaaaaacccaaaaaactataataataaaagcataatgtgctaattagaccagacatccttctggatgtccttctggatgactttctagatgaagccggggctgtgagggaagcctgggtcccgggtcccagagggaagccagtgccagcagccggggaaaggaaagcctactcttgcacgaattttgtgcatcgggcctctagtcagtatcTTTCTATCAGGTGTCAGATCTGATAGAATGATTGTAGCTACCTGGAGCTGTATGTTAAGAAAGATTCTGAGGTACTGTCTGGGATCACCAGAAACAGTGATGCTTGATTAACAATATCTGCCATGACAACCAATGGCTAGTGACTTGCCATTCCTGTGTTTAGCAGACATCTTTTCACCTTCCCACGTTCCCCCCTTCTACGGAAATCCTCAGAAGGTACCAAGAAGGCCCCACACCAGCCTACAAGGAAGAGAGACGGAGTTTCAGTCACCATGAGGGCTGCCCTCTGGGGTCCAGGCAGGAAGCCAAGGGTCAGTGTCTGGGGCCTCCTTGTCCATCTCCTCACTGGAATCGTAGAACACCAGCTGGCACCTGCAAGAGGTGGAATTCGAGAGGCAGAGCCGGAGCCCTAGGCTGGGAATTGCTGTGCCCTGAGTGAGCTGTCTCCCCGTTGGGTGACTCAGTGTTGCCCACTGTGAGGTCAGACAGGGATCACTCCATGCTGGCTGCTGGGGGAGAGCTGGGGGCAGAAAGCTTAGTCAGCTTGAGGTGCTGCCCTCATAGAGCTTCAAGATTTGTGAGGAGAGACAGCTGTAATCAGGCACTGACCACACAGTTATGGGGGTGCGGGCGGTCAgacaggtgggcagggcaggaggaTAGCACTGAGCGTGGTCTGAAGGAGGTAGTTTTCCAAGTAGATGAGCGGACCAGGCTTGCCTGGAAGAGGGATCAGAGTATGAAGAGCCCAGAGGGGGCAAGGGCATGGTTCCCATGGGGAGTGGCGAGTATTTGCAAGTGTTAAGGGTAAGTTTCATGGGTGAGGGGCAGGAGAGGGTGCTGGCAAGGTGAGCTGAAGCCAGAGAAGTTCTCAAATTCCAGTGAAGATATTTGGGCTCTGAGGGAGGGCTTTAAGCCATGAACGACATGGTCAAAGTCTGTGTGACTAGTAAGGGTGGCTTAGAAGGGTGAGACGGGAGACAGGGATACCGGTGAGAGGCTGGGGCCCATCTCACCTTCGAGCTTATGATGCCTGCGGAAATCTAGGCCCACAGCAGTGCTCATGCCACAGATACCATCACATGTAAATCAACCTCATTTCTCACTGCCCCTCAGCCATTCCAGACCAAACACCTCAGTCTCCCCCACTCAGAGCCCTTGGCATTTCCTTACCTGGGATAGGGCTGTGTTCTGTAGAGAAAACAGGTCTTCTCAGCCCCGTGCTGGGCCCCAAAGGCAGGGTAAAGCCCATCACCCTGGACATTGTTTTTGCCTAAGGAGGCAATTTAGGGTGATCACTCCTCTGCCCGGGACTCACAGATGCAGGGATGAAGAGGTGCCAGGGTCTGccacagcctctccctcccccatcctagGCAAAACCTCAAGCTTTGGGACCTCTGCATGAGGCTCAGAGGCCACCCAAATCAGCACTAGGAATTCCACTCCTTTATCAGAAGCTGTAAGGAAGATAAAATCCTTAAGTGGAataatgatgatgaagatgataatAGCAAACAAGTACAGAGTGCTTACCATGGCCAGCACAGTTGTAAGCATGCTACATACTAGTCACTGACCCTTTGTGAAAGAGTAccattattacccccattttacagttaagtAAACTGAGGCATCGAGctgtgaagtaacttgcccaaagccacataaCTAGCTGAATTGGgaagccctccctccccaggtggGTCAGGTGCCTCCTCTGGGTCCCTCACGCTCCCTTGGCAACCCCAGGAAGTTGGGACCACTCTGGAAATCAGTGATAGTATGTGACTCCTTCACTGGactgtccccagcacccagcacatggCCTGGCCGAGGCAATGCTTAGAGAGTCAGGGCTGAATGAACAGGTGGATAGAGGATAGAATGGCTCAGGCCATGTCTTCCCTTGCCCACTTTCTCGCCTGGCTCTTTGCTGAGTGAGCCATCACACCTTTTGAAGCTGGTACAGGGACAGGGAGTCCCTACAGTTCTGCCACTTGCAGCCCTCACACAGGGTGGCACTGACTCTGTCCCGCCCTTACCCCTACAGCAGAGcctgaagggaaaagaaaactggGAAAGAGACTATAGCTGTGTGAGGTGAGAGACAGTGTCTCTCTTGTCCACCGTTGAAGTCCCAGCTAACCAGGACTGTGCGTGGATGTTGCGTATGCCTAATAAGGGGTGTATAAGTGACTGGCTAAATTAATGGTGAGGGAAGATCAGCAGCAATGCTGTTCTTAGCCGCATCCAGCAATGTCAGCCAGGatcttcctccatttctgtcacctTAAGGCAAAGACAATGCagcatagccctaaccggtttggctcagtggatagagcgtcggcctgcggactgaatggtcccaggtttgattctggtcaagggcatgtaccttggttgcgggcacatccccagtagggggcgtgcaggaggcggctgatggatgtttctcattgatgtttctaactctctatccctctcccttcctctctgtaaaaaaccaataaaatatatatatttttaaaaagacagtgcAGCATCTTGGAGGAGTGCTGGTCCCTTCCACGTTTCCTCCCTCTGGTCTGGGGATGGGGTCACCTGCTTCTTGGGCTTGACAGGGCCAGATAGCAAAAAGGGTTCTGGGCCCGGGTCTGGCGTCTGGGACAGCAGAGCGATGGCATCAGATGGGGCTGGGGTCTTGTCACTAGAAGATGGCTCAGGTGGGAGCGTCTTCTTTGCTCTGGGCCCAGACACCTGTTTGAAAGCTTTGCCTGGCCTAGTCACTCATCAGTGTTTCCTGGATAAGCCTGGATCCTTAGCTACAGGTCACAAGTCTGACACGCCCTTCCCCTACTTACaggctagaacagtgatggtgaacctatgacacgtgtgtcagaggtgacacgcgaactcaattttttggttgatttttctttgttaaatggcatttaaatatataaatataaaaaatataaatctttgttttactatggttgcaaatatcaaaaaatttctatatgtgacacggcaccagagttaagttagggtttttcaaaatgctgacacgccaagctcaaaaggttcgccatcactgggctagaacCACCTTGCCAGCTCTGAAAAAATACTGAAGCCCAGCGTGCACTCAGACCACTGAGACCGGCCTTCTGGGTGTGAGACACAGGCACGGGCACTTTTTAAGGCGCTTGGATGATTCAGatgtgcagccagggctgggaatcaTTGACTAGGTCCAACTCCCATTTTAAAGACATGGAAGCGGAGGCCCTCGAAATGGAGAGGACGTGTAGTGAGCTATAGCACGGCTGAGGCTGGACCCAGGACACTGGTCTTTCACTCGCAGGTCTTTCCTCCCTGGTGTCCATGCTCCCTGATGCTCTGGCCGGGGATGGGTTACTGGCCATAAAGACAATAAATGCTGACAGTAGCTTCCCTTCACTGGGAACCGACCATATGCCTCTCCACTTAAGCATTGCTTGAGTGGTACGTTTTCAGGCTCCTCATCCTCAAGACCTCCCTGTGGCAGGGACTGCAATTTCCAGATgaggaggatgaggctcagaggaCAGTGCACCCCTGGTCTCAGCTAGTAACACAAAGAGCTGAGTGTCTGACTCTAAAGCCTCGTTAGGGGCTCAGGATTGCTGACTGGGCCTCCCAGGGGGGTGATGACCCTGGAGAAGGAGCCCCGCTTCCATCTGACCCCAACTTCCTGTCTGCCTCCACTGACAGCCTGTACCTGACGCTCGGGTCAGCTTCTTCTTCCTGGGTTTCCGACAGGCTTCCCAAAGGTAGGACTGACAAAAGTGCGGGCAGCTGGATGGGGTGAAGTGTCTCTGCCTTGATGAGCCCACAGCGGAGTTCTGGCCCAGCCCTGCACAGCACAAAGAAGGAGAGGTCATGCCCTCCCATATCCCCCCTCCCAGACAATGCCGCCCAATGCGGGTAGGGTGTGGGGTGGTCCACCGAAGTCCATGGAGGAGATCAGACTTGTCTGAGGCTGCACAGTCAGGCGCCAAAGGTGCAGGGTGAACGCGGGCTTCCCCAGGCCATTCTGGGCCTTGGCTGACAGGGAGGACAGACTCAGTGCTTCCCAAATTCGCCCCCATATTTCCCACCCAAGCCAattcctcctcctgccttcctcaAGACAGTGAGGGTTCCACCACCCACCCTGGGCCACCAGGCTCTCTCCCTGAGGCCTCTCAATTCTTCCTCATTAACATCTCCCAAATGTACCCTCTTCTGCCTCACTCAGCTACCGTGCCAGATGGGGCCGCATTGTCTCCTGACTGGCCCACCCCTGAAAGTTTGTTCACTGATCTCCCTGACTCCAGTTTCTCACTTAATAACCAATCCTCCACACTAGATGTTAGGCAcctctttctaaaaaaacccTGCAGCCCAGCCGAGTGCGGCTCAGCAGTTGAgagtcaacccaggaaccaagaggtcactggttcaattcccggtcagggtacatgcccaggtttcgggctcaatccccagtatggggcatgcaggaggcagccaatccatgattctctctcatcattgatgtttctatcgctctcttcctttcccttcctctctgaaatcaataaaaatataatttaaaatatgtcaaaaatCTTCACagagatcattttaaaataataattttaaaaaaccctgcaAAAACCTGATCATGGCTTGCCCTGGCTGAAAAATCCTTCAGTAAGTCTCATCTTCATCTCCCTCCTCAGGGCTCGAAGCCCTTCAGGATCTCGTCTCTTCCTCATTTCCTACCCTTCTTGCCTGTGTGTTTTACACCAGTAATGATAGCACCCAGCACATACAGCACTGGTTGACTGGCGTGTTCTAGGCATTGTGCTACAATACTCTCTACTtgtatcaactcatttaatcttcatgacaAACACAGGAGGGAAGTTCTAGTCTTAGTCCcgttctgcagatgaggaaacagaagcacagagaggttatggTAACAAGACGTGCATCTGAGTCAGGATCTGGCTCAAGAGCCTGCACTTGTCCTTTCGATGCTACGTGGCCCCTCCAACCACACCCATCTGCTTGCCTGTCcccagacattccacacatgtctTCTCATGCCTGCACGCTCCGGCTCCGATTGTTTCTTCCACTTGGCAGGGCTCCCCCTTCTACTGTCCTCAAAGGCCCAGctccaaggcccctccccccacagtctTCCCAGACACCCTCTTCTGACTTTGCCCCTGTCTGAGGCTGTGTGATCCTGGCGGGCCTGGAATGGTTGAAGTCACTCAGGGTCCCTGACAGCAGGACAATACTTATGGCGCAGGCCCTGGGAAACGGACTTACCCCCAGCTCCGCCTTCCCCATTGGCGGTGTGGAATTGGAGCAAGGCCTTggccacatcgatgtttctctggaGGTACTGAATGTAGTGCAGGATGTGCTGCAGAATCTCCTTCTGCCCACAAAAGAAAGACAGGGTTATGCACACGATGGGGGCCCGAGACAACGAGAGGCTGCCAGAGACCAGAGGCAGAAAGGCTCCAGGACCCCATTCCCCTCCCCAACAATTCCTCCATTAACAGATATGTTCCTATTTTGCTCTCTAGTTCTCACTGTGGCCCAGCAAGGTTACAAAtagggaaattgaggctcagagtgTAATGGCATTTGCTAAGGTTACAGAGAGGACATGGCCAAGCTGGGATCTAAACCCAGGTCCAGTTTTTCGGCACACTGTTCAGCTTCCCACCCCTGGTCCTTTGCACATGCTGTATTGTCTTTCTGCAGTCTACCTCTTCTTCTCACACACTCCCTCTCCTGGCATTTCCTTTGAGCTTCCAGAAGCTTTCCCTCCTTCCCGACCCCTCTCGCCCAGGCTGGGTCAGATGTCCCTCCTAGGCACTCTTGTAACACCCTGGCCTGATCCCACCAATGCACTTGCCGCACTGTTTTATAATTACCTGTTCGCACATCATTCCCCTCCACTGACCTTGGATTGGCTGAGGGTAGAGACTATAACTAGTTGATTTCTATATTTCAAGCACACAGAACCCAGAGGTGGCTTAGCCAATGACTGCTAAAGTAGTGAATCTTCCCCACAGCACCAAGGGCGAAGACTCCTCCCACCAGGCATCACCTGTCCAGCCACCAAACACTGATTGGTATTGGTATTGGAGCTACTAAGCTAAGAAAGACTactcctgccctagccggtttgtctcagtggatagagtgtcagcctgcagaccaaagggtactgggttcaattccagtcaagggcacttaccttggttgcaggctcctcccctggtcagggcacgtgcaggaggcaaccaattgatgtgtttctctcacatcgatgtttctctctatctttccctctctcttcttccactctccctaaaaatcagtggaaaaataccctcaggtgaggattaacaaaacaaacaaaaaaagactacTCCCCACTAAGGGCCACGTATGTAAGGATGACCTAGACATACATTTGTTTGCCTTCATGGAACTTACCATATACAGAGGCAGCAGACTTAATAAACTCATAAATCATACAAAATTACCATTAAGCATTATGAATAAAAGAGTACAACAAGGGATTCTGCAACTAAACTTAGATGTCCCTAAAGTCCCCTTGGATCCAGCAGCGTTTAAATTGAGACCTGAATAATGAAAGGAGTTAGCCTGGTCAAGACATGAGGGAAGAACATCAATAGGTAATTTTTGGATCGTACTAGATCCCTAGAATAACAATAAAACCATTAGTAGTAATCTTCCAAACCCAAGCATGGTCTCTAGAGGGGACTTAAGTGAAACCGTTCCATAAAATGCGATACAGACAGTCACTGAAATTATTTAACCTGATCCACGAAAGGAAGCTGTGATCTAACTAAGGAGTACATGTGACACAAGCAAGGGACTATCAGTTTGGAAGGGCCTGGTTCCAATCTGCCACTTATTGGCTGTGTGATGGGAGCAGGTTGTTttacttctttgagcctcagtttcctcatctgtgcaacGGGGATGAGAAGCTTCATTCAGGCTCAGAGGATTATCCTTAGGAGTAAATAAATTAGTGTGTGTGAAATTGCCCAGCGCAGAGCCTGATACGATAGTT
This is a stretch of genomic DNA from Myotis daubentonii chromosome 15, mMyoDau2.1, whole genome shotgun sequence. It encodes these proteins:
- the MEIOSIN gene encoding LOW QUALITY PROTEIN: meiosis initiator protein (The sequence of the model RefSeq protein was modified relative to this genomic sequence to represent the inferred CDS: inserted 1 base in 1 codon); translated protein: QNRKQRKNHTSKLHELALLLPLAPKTNSKKLTKKEILQHILHYIQYLQRNIDVAKALLQFHTANGEGGAGGLGQNSAVGSSRQRHFTPSSCPHFCQSYLWEACRKPRKKKLTRASAKKTLPPEPSSSDKTPAPSDAIALLSQTPDPGPEPFLLSGPVKPKKQVTPSPDQXGGNVEGTSTPPRCCDRNGGRSWLTLLDAAKNSKNNVQGDGLYPAFGAQHGAEKTCFLYRTQPYPRCQLVFYDSSEEMDKEAPDTDPWLPAWTPEGSPHGSPLALEPPHIDNWSVMGQPSEILGLSPSLFSSPGKLLSEQVLEDGSEYLTQALFEEVFLDPVSSPSACVLGVPPKKESSELGHEETPVSAHIPSQDTPPEAPEDLSDSHSLCLSSVSPGHLSLSEDSQASFIPSSEGMGTDMDTELVWRQQEAQANPEDLKFSSDEYGDYTWTPTRRASTLPSARRKSRRGQADGDPMTLTNKKDSCPPQPKKKCVNGFIMFCRMNRKQYIRACPGTASTTATKQLAQLWREMTEQERRPYSIKARRFSRQHNRNVKQESSSSEDEDWGIPKPFYQLLADRARCSSQPASQLPPGHR